The DNA sequence gtaTTTTcaccgcaagattcttcgtaaaaataaatcttttttcgtaaaaacgttcatgccgatttttacggactttcagacattgattccatcgtgaccgattttgaccccaacactaccttagacctagacaccatcataaacaaactctatctctagatgaatgctcatttactaagataactcaagcatcaaatctctttggttgaatgttatctatgtaatcattaatctcaagtctactagccatcttaacacctttaacaacaaatctctttggtaaataatgttaaaagcttaggagagttggttcaggcatttcatcaaacacctttcaggtgtgaaatgcctagagctcaactttagagaggccaactctaaaattgcattaaaagtactctactagcaaggaacaagatggatctatactaaaacaccttagatatagcttaatcacccttagtctccctcacccatgaatccaaagatgactactcactactcttcatgatgagcccaagaatcaatggTGATTTGatgctaatcatgattagtgatcaaaTTAATCAAGCAAATCACAAGAGAAAATGATCAAGATCagatctttcacctaaaagttcttttttattagatagaaaacaagatcactcccaactttgggattacaagtgtatttatatatttggtaaacctaatggtttccattaaaagtctaaaaagcccttaaaaacattaaaatccgACTAAAGATAAGTTTCGACTCGGGTAGAAATGGACGCGCACAACCCGCGTCAGCCAACCCGCGTCGGATCGTCATCGAGGATTCTCCGTCATGCGCGAAGGTAGGCGATCCCGCGTGGCTCCATCCCTTGCTCTTAAAATCCGACTAACTCCGTCTCGGGTAGGGACGCGCCCAACCCGCGTCAGCCAACCCGCGTCGGATCGTCATCGAGGATTCTCCGTCATGCGCGAAGGTAGGCGATCCCGCGTGGCTCCATCCCGCTTGACTCTATCGGCTCCTTCTCTTCGTGACGCGGGTTGAGATGATCGGCACCAACCCGCGTCATTCTCCCCGCGTTGGACCTTCGATGATACTCCTTCTTCGTGTGAGCGGGCTAGTGATCCCGCGCTGCTTCACCCGCGTGACTCCTCGAACAAAATCTTCGGCAACGCGGGTAGGGAAGATGGGGATCACCCGCGTCGCTTTCCCCGCGTCGGACCTCGATGATTCTTCTAGCTCGTGCGAGCGGGTAGTCGACCCCGCGTGATCCTTCCCGTGTGGCTTCTCCGAGTCGGTTTTTTGGTGACGCGGGTCAGTGGACTCGGGGTGCTGCTACCCGCGTGGATCGCCTTATGATTGATCAATCTCCATTCTTCATCTCtttttggatcacaatgcttCTAAATACCTTTGATTACTCCATAGGATACTCCATTACCCGATTAAGACATATGAATGCAAAATGGATCCTAAAGATGCTAAACtcttaatctatatgatcattatgtacaaaatggaagcttaaaacaatgaaaatatgcaagatatcatcaaTCTGCCTGGTAATCGCTTCCGTAGTTACCCAAGGCCCTAAGTGTCTACGAGAGTTGCGCTCCTTCCAAACCAAATAAATGGTTGTATGGAAGATCATTCGCAAAAAGATAGCATCCATCTTGTTTCTATTGCGCCGTAGCAGAGAAGTCACCGTCGTCGTCCAATCCGGAGAAGCAGCGGTGCCTAGCAGAGTAGCAGTTAGATTAGACCAGACCGTAAACATGTAAGGGCAAGAAAAAAACAGGTGGTCCCTGCTCTCGTCAGGCTCTCCACATAACATACAACCCTGCGCGATCCTCCACTGTCGCATACGGACTCCTGTAGAGAGTCTATCCTTAAACGTCAGCCAAACAATGAAAGCGTGGCGTGGTACTCCTTGGGTAAACCACACTAGATGATGCCAAGGTACTTCTGGCCCCCGAACTCTAATCTGATCCCATGTTCTAGCCGCTGAGAAATGGTCCTTAAAATCCTCCTCATTGTGCCTCCATAAAATAACATCACTTCCCCTCCTAGCGTCTGGTTTCTGAGCATTTTCAATGGCAGTATACACATCACCAAACACTCTCCTCCCCTGCCCACGCATACCCCAAGCCTCATTTGGACACGCTTCAGCTACACGAGCTTGTCGAGGAATACCCAAGTACCGCAGTCCCAGATCTCCTGTTGTGTCAATAATACTTCCAGTGCCTAACCAGTTGTCAAACCAGAAGAAAGTCGAGTCACCACTTCTAACTTCACAGCGCATGAAACTTGATGCCTCCGGTCTGAGCTGAAGAAATTTGCGCCAGAGCCATGAACCCTTATTAGTGTCCTTTGCGTCACAAAAGGAACCACCTCGTAGTAACTCCGCTCCAACCCAAGCCACCCAAAGTGATCCCGACGAGGAGAAGAGACGCCATATAAGTCCACTATAAGCTTTTACAAATATCAATTATAAGCTTGAAATTCCCAAATATGGAAATGGGCTGGGCCATTAGTTAATCATAACAAAATATGGAAACTGATTAAATTCAACTCAAATCGGACAGGCCCGGTATATTACTAACCGTAATTGGCCCAAATTGCCAGTCACGTCAAGTTAGAGATT is a window from the Brassica napus cultivar Da-Ae unplaced genomic scaffold, Da-Ae ScsIHWf_1160;HRSCAF=1649, whole genome shotgun sequence genome containing:
- the LOC106373682 gene encoding uncharacterized protein LOC106373682, which codes for MELLLAYSGLIWRLFSSSGSLWVAWVGAELLRGGSFCDAKDTNKGSWLWRKFLQLRPEASSFMRCEVRSGDSTFFWFDNWLGTGSIIDTTGDLGLRYLGIPRQARVAEACPNEAWGMRGQGRRVFGDVYTAIENAQKPDARRGSDVILWRHNEEDFKDHFSAARTWDQIRVRGPEVPWHHLVWFTQGVPRHAFIVWLTFKDRLSTGVRMRQWRIAQGCMLCGEPDESRDHLHRCFSGLDDDGDFSATAQ